From Citricoccus sp. SGAir0253, a single genomic window includes:
- a CDS encoding TetR/AcrR family transcriptional regulator, with translation MPKVVDHEERRRELVEATWGIIARHGMSGATMRQIAAEAGFANGALKPYFPTKAGLLEATYAFVFDRTNRRAEVATRGLTGLAALEAFCREVLPLDDERLDEARVVIPFWQEAAHDPRAAELNNASMAQWRVSMSAWMREAGAAGDLDPAVDVPAAADVLLNFLLGSQVSAVIDSTATTASGLERQLAAQLDRLRPR, from the coding sequence ATGCCCAAGGTGGTGGACCACGAGGAGCGCCGGCGCGAGCTGGTCGAGGCGACGTGGGGGATCATCGCCCGCCACGGGATGTCCGGGGCCACGATGCGCCAGATCGCCGCCGAGGCCGGCTTTGCCAACGGCGCCCTCAAGCCGTACTTCCCCACGAAGGCCGGGCTCCTCGAGGCCACCTACGCCTTCGTGTTCGACCGCACCAACCGACGTGCCGAGGTGGCCACCCGCGGACTGACGGGGCTCGCCGCCCTGGAGGCCTTCTGCCGCGAGGTGCTGCCGCTGGACGATGAGCGGCTGGACGAGGCGCGGGTGGTCATCCCCTTCTGGCAGGAGGCCGCCCACGACCCGCGGGCCGCGGAGCTCAACAACGCCTCGATGGCCCAGTGGCGGGTCTCGATGTCCGCGTGGATGCGGGAGGCTGGCGCGGCCGGGGACCTCGATCCCGCGGTGGACGTCCCCGCTGCCGCCGACGTCCTGCTGAACTTCCTGTTGGGCTCCCAGGTCTCCGCGGTCATCGACAGCACGGCGACGACCGCGTCGGGCCTCGAGCGGCAGCTCGCCGCCCAGTTGGACCGGCTCCGCCCCCGCTGA
- a CDS encoding helix-turn-helix domain-containing protein — protein MYQQDTATDFDHWRRLVSDSFVPLDAERVRPGAFTGRLSGRHLQELAMMEVRAGAHAVVRTPEHIGRSGAGYYKLSLQVSGHGLLVQDGRETLLQPGDLAIYDTERPYSLAFDDDFSTLVLMFPRQLVGLSAEDVRELTATTMGAGHRLGEAVVPFITQVGALLPTLDGPIGHRLALNVVDLLSTVMADELYSRPEADGTQQSRLLRRVHHFIESQLANPDLGPEMIAAAHYMSTRALHQLFAATDHTVARWVRERRLEHCRRDLQDPLLRDVAVGAIGARWGLADPAHFSRLFRAEYGQSPAQYRRDHL, from the coding sequence ATGTACCAGCAGGATACGGCCACGGACTTCGACCACTGGCGCCGGCTCGTCTCGGACTCGTTCGTGCCCCTGGACGCCGAGCGGGTCCGTCCCGGCGCGTTCACCGGGCGGCTGTCCGGGCGGCACCTGCAGGAACTGGCCATGATGGAGGTCCGCGCCGGCGCGCACGCCGTCGTCCGCACCCCCGAGCACATCGGCCGCTCCGGCGCCGGCTACTACAAGCTCAGCCTGCAGGTCAGCGGCCACGGGCTGCTGGTGCAGGACGGGCGCGAGACCCTGCTGCAGCCCGGCGACCTCGCCATCTACGACACCGAGCGGCCCTACTCGCTGGCCTTCGACGACGACTTCTCCACCCTCGTGCTCATGTTCCCCCGCCAGCTCGTCGGCCTGTCCGCGGAGGACGTGCGCGAGCTGACCGCGACCACCATGGGCGCCGGCCACCGGCTGGGCGAGGCCGTGGTCCCGTTCATCACCCAGGTGGGCGCCCTGCTGCCCACCCTGGACGGGCCGATCGGCCACCGCCTGGCCCTCAACGTGGTGGACCTGCTCTCCACGGTCATGGCGGACGAGCTGTACTCCCGCCCCGAGGCGGACGGCACCCAGCAGTCCCGACTGCTGCGCCGGGTCCACCACTTCATCGAGTCCCAGCTGGCCAACCCGGACCTGGGGCCGGAGATGATCGCCGCCGCGCACTACATGTCCACCCGCGCCCTGCACCAGCTCTTCGCCGCCACCGACCACACCGTGGCCCGCTGGGTCCGCGAACGCCGGCTCGAGCACTGCCGTCGCGACCTGCAGGACCCGCTGCTGCGGGACGTCGCCGTCGGCGCGATCGGCGCCCGCTGGGGCCTGGCCGACCCGGCCCACTTCTCCCGGCTGTTCCGGGCCGAGTACGGGCAGTCGCCCGCGCAGTACCGGCGCGACCACCTCTAG
- a CDS encoding APC family permease, translating into MSESTTTRQAGPAAPAGAPAPHHDGRLAEDGRLGARRIGIPALVFMIIAASAPLTVMAGGVPSNFAVSSLVGIPLSFVVLGVVLLLFSIGYAAMSRHVHNAGAFYAYIAKGLGKPVGVGASLVAVVSYNCMQIGIAGLFGFALSSFLATVAGISLPWWACALIAWVVVGIMGVNRVDLSAKVLGIVVAAEFLVVIVYDVLALRAAPEGVTADGLMPDQLFTAGVGAALAFSIAAFMGFESGAIYNEEVKDPRRTAGIATLVAITVIALFYGFSSWAMVVGEGGSSVVARSQEFGPDLMFVFLADRAGAWFVDLANLMFITSLFAALVAFHNIVSRYFFSLGRERVLPVWLERTGVRSGAPVAGSLAQSALALVVILVFALAGAGSDDPLFPVLTLFTWLTNMGAFGLVLLMALTSLAVVGFLRRRPDEYSLWTRLIAPGLAAVGLVVLFVVIVVNFNVLIGSADASVLGWLLPAIVLVPGLFGTVWAWWLRDRRPETYRGIGAGGELD; encoded by the coding sequence ATGTCCGAGTCCACCACCACCCGGCAGGCCGGCCCCGCCGCGCCCGCCGGTGCACCCGCCCCGCACCACGACGGCCGGCTGGCCGAGGACGGGCGCCTCGGCGCCCGCCGGATCGGCATCCCGGCGCTCGTGTTCATGATCATCGCCGCCTCGGCGCCGCTGACCGTCATGGCCGGCGGCGTCCCCAGCAACTTCGCGGTCAGCTCGCTCGTCGGCATCCCGCTGTCCTTCGTGGTGCTCGGCGTGGTGCTGCTGCTGTTCTCGATCGGCTACGCCGCGATGAGCCGGCACGTGCACAACGCCGGCGCCTTCTACGCGTACATCGCCAAGGGGCTCGGCAAGCCCGTGGGCGTGGGCGCCTCGCTCGTGGCGGTGGTGTCCTACAACTGCATGCAGATCGGCATCGCCGGGCTGTTCGGGTTCGCCCTGTCCTCCTTCCTGGCCACGGTGGCGGGGATCTCCCTGCCGTGGTGGGCGTGCGCGCTCATCGCCTGGGTGGTCGTCGGCATCATGGGCGTCAACCGCGTGGACCTCTCCGCGAAGGTCCTCGGGATCGTCGTGGCCGCCGAGTTCCTCGTGGTCATCGTCTACGACGTCCTGGCCCTCCGGGCCGCGCCCGAGGGCGTGACCGCGGACGGGCTGATGCCCGACCAGCTGTTCACGGCCGGCGTGGGGGCCGCCCTGGCGTTCTCGATCGCCGCGTTCATGGGCTTCGAGTCCGGCGCCATCTACAACGAGGAGGTCAAGGACCCGCGGCGCACCGCCGGCATCGCCACCCTGGTCGCCATCACCGTCATCGCCCTGTTCTACGGCTTCTCCTCGTGGGCCATGGTGGTCGGCGAGGGAGGGTCCTCCGTGGTGGCCCGCTCGCAGGAGTTCGGCCCGGACCTGATGTTCGTCTTCCTGGCCGACCGGGCCGGGGCGTGGTTCGTGGACCTGGCCAACCTGATGTTCATCACGAGCCTCTTCGCCGCCCTCGTGGCCTTCCACAACATCGTCTCCCGGTACTTCTTCTCCCTCGGCCGCGAGCGCGTGCTGCCCGTGTGGCTGGAGCGGACCGGCGTGCGCTCGGGCGCCCCGGTGGCGGGCTCGCTGGCCCAGTCCGCGCTGGCCCTCGTGGTCATCCTCGTCTTCGCCCTGGCCGGGGCCGGCTCCGACGACCCGCTGTTCCCGGTGCTGACCCTGTTCACGTGGCTGACCAACATGGGCGCCTTCGGGCTGGTGCTGCTGATGGCCCTGACGTCCCTGGCCGTCGTGGGGTTCCTGCGCCGCCGCCCGGACGAGTACTCGCTGTGGACGCGGCTCATCGCCCCGGGCCTGGCCGCCGTCGGGCTGGTCGTGCTGTTCGTGGTGATCGTCGTGAACTTCAACGTGCTCATCGGCTCCGCGGACGCGAGCGTGCTGGGCTGGCTGCTGCCGGCCATCGTCCTGGTGCCCGGGCTGTTCGGCACCGTGTGGGCCTGGTGGCTGCGCGACCGCCGGCCGGAGACCTACCGCGGCATCGGTGCGGGCGGTGAGCTGGACTGA